GTTCATCGGTGGATTTGCCGCTTTGTTTTTTGTTCTTAAAGGCAAAGGGCGCAACCTTATGAACCTGAACCATCGGCAAAGTGCTTTGCTTTCTGTTTTCTTTCTGCCGGTTTGGATTTTCTTTTTTGTCTGGAGTTTTCACGCCAAGGTGCTCGGTAACTGGGCGGTTATCTCTTATGTCAGTGGCGTAATGATTGCCGGGTTTGCATTTGAGAGCTTCTGGGGGCGCAGAGGGCGTTTTCGCTCCCTGTGGATGACCTTGAGTATTGTTATTTTTATGGTTCTTCATTTCCAGAATCTGGTACCCCTGCCGGATCATCTTAATCCTACTCATCGCCTCAAGGGCTGGACCGACCTCGGCCAGCAGGTGGTGGAGTTGGAAAAGACCCAGTTCAAGGACCCGTCCAAGGTTTTTGTCATGAGTGACGAGTATGATATGACTGCTGCTCTGGCCTTTTATGTGCCGGGCCAGCCGCGTACCTATTGCGCGTGGATCGACCGCCGCATGAACCAGTATGACCTCTGGCCCGGTCCTGAAGATAAGGTCGGCTGGGATTGTGTTTACGTCATCAAAAAGTTTCATAGCAATACAAATGAAGAGATGAAGGAGATGTTCGAGCGGGTCAGCTCGCCCATCCACATCCAGACTACTTTCCGTGGGAAACCGGCCCGTAAATTTACCGTTTATCTTTGTTACGGCTACAACGGTAAATGGCCACGTGATCCTAGGTTGAGATTCTAGATCTGTCTTTACGATGACTCAAAAAAGCCCTTTCGGTTCTGCCGGAAGGGCTTTTTTGCGTGTTTTTAATAAAAAAAGAGAAATATTTTTCGGCAGTGGGTTGTGGATAAATTCCAATTGAGAACGGTCTGCACGTTATATTTTCTGTAATTTCGGGTGATTTGATGCTTGTTGGAGTATTGTCGCAGAAAAGAAGAGACTTTGATGAGTTTCTTTGACATTTTTTGACAAATAGTGTCATAACGTCTACATCGTAGTGTAATTTTGAAAAATCAGGATAAATCTTTGACACCCTCGCCTACGCTATACACGGTACGTGAGATTGCCGACACGCTGAGAATCCACCCGAGAACTGCCTACAGGCTGGTTCAGGAGGGAAAGATTCGCGGTATCAAGGTTGGCAGCCAGTGGCGTGTGCCGGAAAGTTCCCTGCTGGAATACATTGAATCCGGCTTGCAGGCGGCTCCTAAGAAAGGGAAGGATGACAAGAAAGGTTCTGAGCAACTGAAACTGCCCATTTGAGAAACATCGGTGGACAAGGATCATGAAAAAGTCAGCTGCCCTTAAACGGGTGACTCTGGAAAATGATTTTGGCGGCCAGATTTCCTTTGTCGGAAAGCTTGAAAATGAATCCCTCAATTACAGTGAGGACAGCGGGGAGCTGGTCTCGGAAAAGATTTTCAGCACTGAGAAAGGACGCACAGGCTATTCCGTTGCAACCAGAAACGGTCAGGAACGCGAGAAAAGGGCATACCTGATGGAAGATCAGGGCGAGACCTGTATCGTTTCCAACGGCTCCATTCTGCTGGGTCTGGATACGGATGTAATGCTTACTTTTTGTGCTCAGGCTCTGGCTGAGCAGGCCGAAAGTCAATCTGAAGATGAATTGGAATTTGTAAAAAAACAGCTGCATGTGGTTAACGGTTAGACCGTTTTTCGCTGCATTAGATTAACAAGCGCGAAAAGAAATCCCCGGTACATAAAGTGCCGGGGATTTTTTCGTTTAATTCTTTTTCAATTCTTTAATAAAGGCGTCGGCTTCATCGATTGAACGCTGCATTTCCTTGATCAACCTGCCGATATCGGCTTCAAGGGTGGTCAACTCGGACTTGAGCGAGGCAATGGCCTGCGCGTTCAGGTTGTGTTTCAGGTAGAGAACCTGATCCCGGAAAACATTGAGCACCGGATCGATTTTCTTTTCTGCTTTACGCATGGCTGAGAGAAGTCGTTTGAACTTGCTCTTAGTCTTGGAAAGTTTGACCCGGCTTTCATTGCGCAGTTTTCTGCTGGTGTACTGGTCAAGTTCAGTATTCCATTCATCAAAAAGGTCATTTCCCACTTCTTCAACTGAGTCGATTCTTTTGCGTACTTCCAGAGCCGCTGCTTCGCTGTGCTCGTATTCATCATTGAGGCGTTCGTATGTTTCCTGAAGGTCACCGCCGTGGAATCCGGTCAGGGCACTGAATTTCTCCAGCGCACTCTTGAATTGTTCGCTGGCTTCTTCCTGTGATTCACGGGCTTTTTCCACGTTTGAAACAAGGATGTCCCGCTTGTGGTAGCCGAAACTTTCCATTGTTTTGTAATAGGCGGACTGACATCCGGCCAGCCCAAGTGTGAGGGCGATGATGAGGGAAAGGATTATTTTATTCTTCAGGTGCATGAAATTTCCTCCGGGAATGAATTTAGAAGCTTGTAGTATGCACTTACATAAAAGTTCGGGGGGTGGTTGTCAAAAAAATACCCTGTCACGCCGTGACAGGGTATTATAAACTCAAATGGAAGCCGCCGCTTACTGCTTAAGCTCTTCAGCTTTAATAATGGTGATCGGTTTAACCGGAACATCATCAAAGTGGCCTTTGCGGAAGGTTACGGTTTTGGCGATTTTATCGACAACTTTTTTCCCGCCGATGACCTTGCCGAAAACAGCGTAGCCCCAGCCGGAGCCGGATTCGGACTTGAAGTTGAGGAAAGCGTTATCTTTAACGTTGATGAAGAACTGGTCGGTGGCGGAGTGGGGATCATTGGTGCGGGCCATGGCTACGGTGTACTTGTCGTTGTACAGGCCATTGCGGGCTTCGTTTTTAATGGGAGCGTGTGTGGCACGTTTCTTCATGTTTTTATCGAAGTTGCCGCCTTGAACCATGAAACCATCGATTACGCGGTGAAAGATGGTTCCGCTGTAGTGGCCTTCGTTTACATAGCGCAGGAAGTTTTCCACGGTAATGGGGGCTTTGGCTTTATCCAGTTCCAGCACGATGTTACCCATGTTGGTTTGTAATTTAACGAAAACCTTGGACTCGGCAGCATTGGCGGTTCCTGCAAAAAGGGCCGCGCAGAAAAGGGCACTGACCAGCAATATTTTGAAAAGTTTCATTTTAAGTTTTCCTCCTTGGAAGGGTTTAGTGCGGTTTACCAGAAACAGCCGGAGCGGGCAAATTTGAGAGGGCTGGAAAGTATTTTTTTTGTGTAATGAAAAGTGGTAAGTGAATTTTTAAATATTGCATGAATTATGGACTGAAGGGTTTTGTCTGAAAATATAAGGAGTAATTATGCCGATTCTAGAATGGAACGAGGATCTGTCTGTGGGAGTTCGGATTATTGATACTGAGCACATGCAGCTTCTCGCTATGATTAATAAGGCTTACGACTCGGTAAAAAATATGGAAGAGGAGAAGGTTCTTAAAGAACTGGTGAAGGATAT
The Marinifilum sp. JC120 DNA segment above includes these coding regions:
- a CDS encoding DNA-binding protein, with product MTPSPTLYTVREIADTLRIHPRTAYRLVQEGKIRGIKVGSQWRVPESSLLEYIESGLQAAPKKGKDDKKGSEQLKLPI
- a CDS encoding DUF2959 domain-containing protein; the protein is MKNKIILSLIIALTLGLAGCQSAYYKTMESFGYHKRDILVSNVEKARESQEEASEQFKSALEKFSALTGFHGGDLQETYERLNDEYEHSEAAALEVRKRIDSVEEVGNDLFDEWNTELDQYTSRKLRNESRVKLSKTKSKFKRLLSAMRKAEKKIDPVLNVFRDQVLYLKHNLNAQAIASLKSELTTLEADIGRLIKEMQRSIDEADAFIKELKKN
- a CDS encoding peptidyl-prolyl cis-trans isomerase, whose amino-acid sequence is MKLFKILLVSALFCAALFAGTANAAESKVFVKLQTNMGNIVLELDKAKAPITVENFLRYVNEGHYSGTIFHRVIDGFMVQGGNFDKNMKKRATHAPIKNEARNGLYNDKYTVAMARTNDPHSATDQFFINVKDNAFLNFKSESGSGWGYAVFGKVIGGKKVVDKIAKTVTFRKGHFDDVPVKPITIIKAEELKQ